Proteins encoded within one genomic window of Prauserella marina:
- a CDS encoding cytochrome b encodes MSSLTTPTKGASALEKHAAGAANNADQRYMLAKGLRHQMNKVFPTHWSFLLGELALYSFIILIVSGVYLTLFFDPSMEEVVYNGPFTNLQGIEMSRAFESTLEISFEVRGGLFVRQVHHWAALIFVASMFVHMFRVFFTGAFRRPREANWVIGALLLILGMFEGFFGYSLPDDLLSGTGIRATLSGIVLSVPVAGTWLHWALFGGEFPGTVIVPRMYALHILLIPGIMLALVAVHLALVWYQKHTQFPGVRRKETNVVGVRIMPVFAIKAGVWFAVVTGFTALMSGLFQINAVWNLGPYNPSQVSAGVQPDWYLAWADGILRIWPAWELYIGNYTVPPVFFAGAIGMGILFTVLIAYPFIERKLTKDTAHHNLLQRPRDAPVRTSLGVMAITFFMVIEASGFNDIIAYTFDISLNAMTWAGRMGVLLLPPLAYWVTYRICLGLQRSDREVLEHGVETGIIKRLPHGEFIEVHQPLGPVDDHGHPVPLEYQGAAVPKKMNQLGSAGAPVAGSMLTPDPAEETRALEAAKNHGHGNGSSAEAESDGEGSREEATSGSSSAPSSTEH; translated from the coding sequence ATGAGTTCACTCACCACGCCGACAAAAGGCGCGAGCGCTCTGGAGAAGCACGCGGCAGGTGCCGCCAACAACGCCGACCAGCGATACATGCTGGCCAAGGGGTTGCGGCACCAGATGAACAAGGTCTTCCCGACGCACTGGTCGTTCCTGCTCGGGGAGCTCGCGCTCTACAGCTTCATCATCCTGATCGTTTCGGGCGTCTACCTGACGTTGTTCTTCGATCCCTCCATGGAGGAGGTCGTCTACAACGGCCCGTTCACGAACTTGCAGGGCATCGAGATGTCCCGCGCGTTCGAGAGCACGCTGGAGATCTCCTTCGAGGTCCGGGGCGGTTTGTTCGTCAGGCAGGTGCACCACTGGGCTGCGCTGATCTTCGTGGCCTCGATGTTCGTGCACATGTTCCGGGTGTTCTTCACCGGTGCGTTCCGCAGGCCGCGTGAGGCCAACTGGGTCATCGGCGCGCTGCTGCTGATCCTGGGTATGTTCGAGGGCTTCTTCGGCTACTCGCTGCCGGACGACCTGCTCTCCGGTACCGGTATCCGCGCGACGCTGTCGGGCATCGTTCTTTCGGTTCCTGTCGCGGGAACCTGGTTGCACTGGGCGTTGTTCGGAGGGGAATTCCCCGGCACGGTGATCGTGCCGCGAATGTACGCACTGCACATCCTGCTGATACCCGGCATCATGCTGGCGCTGGTGGCGGTCCACCTCGCGCTCGTCTGGTACCAGAAGCACACGCAGTTCCCCGGTGTCCGCCGCAAGGAGACCAACGTCGTCGGCGTTCGGATCATGCCGGTCTTCGCGATCAAGGCCGGTGTGTGGTTCGCGGTCGTCACCGGCTTCACCGCCTTGATGTCCGGTCTGTTCCAGATCAACGCGGTATGGAACCTGGGACCGTACAACCCGTCACAAGTGTCGGCGGGCGTGCAGCCCGACTGGTATCTGGCCTGGGCGGACGGGATCCTGCGAATATGGCCCGCCTGGGAGCTCTACATAGGCAACTACACGGTTCCGCCGGTGTTCTTCGCGGGCGCGATCGGTATGGGCATCCTGTTCACGGTGCTCATCGCCTATCCGTTCATAGAACGGAAACTGACCAAGGACACCGCGCATCACAACCTGTTGCAGCGTCCTCGCGACGCACCGGTGAGGACCAGCCTCGGCGTCATGGCGATCACCTTCTTCATGGTGATCGAGGCTTCGGGCTTCAACGACATCATCGCCTACACGTTCGACATATCGCTGAACGCGATGACGTGGGCGGGCCGAATGGGTGTCCTGTTGTTGCCACCGCTGGCGTACTGGGTGACCTACCGGATCTGTCTCGGGCTGCAACGGTCGGACCGGGAAGTGCTCGAACACGGTGTGGAAACCGGCATCATCAAGCGGTTGCCGCACGGTGAGTTCATCGAGGTCCACCAGCCGCTTGGCCCGGTGGACGACCACGGTCACCCCGTGCCACTGGAGTACCAGGGCGCCGCGGTGCCGAAGAAGATGAACCAGCTCGGTTCGGCCGGTGCGCCGGTCGCGGGTTCGATGCTGACGCCGGACCCGGCCGAGGAAACCAGGGCACTGGAGGCAGCCAAGAACCACGGGCACGGCAACGGTTCCAGCGCCGAGGCCGAGTCCGATGGCGAGGGCTCCCGCGAGGAAGCCACGTCAGGGTCGAGCTCCGCGCCGAGCTCGACGGAGCACTGA
- a CDS encoding ubiquinol-cytochrome c reductase iron-sulfur subunit — translation MSSGNGPGPDPTEEELAAMDRDELVKLGGKLDGVEIVDYPDPWPVKGTKAEKRAERVVTMWFLLAALAGAAFFVALIWWPWQYEPYTNADGHFWYSLYTPVLGVTLGVSVLALSVGILVYSKKFVPQELAVQQRTDNQGQGSREVDRKTIVAHLADSGERSTIARRSMIKRSAGLGAGVLGLGAVALPVASFIKNPWAEADTKYSLAHTGWQKEFPDEVVYLRRHTGDPGEISLVRPEDLEAGGMETVWPFRESERGDHTALAHALKRSDNPVMLIRLRADDGKKVIKRKGQEDFNYGDYYAYTKICSHVGCPTSLYEQQTNRILCPCHQSQFDALTYAKPIFGPATRALAQLPITVHTDGYLIARHDFIEPIGPGYWERKS, via the coding sequence ATGAGCAGCGGTAACGGGCCAGGGCCAGACCCCACCGAGGAGGAACTCGCGGCGATGGACCGCGACGAACTCGTCAAGCTCGGCGGGAAGCTGGACGGCGTCGAGATCGTCGATTATCCGGACCCCTGGCCGGTCAAGGGAACCAAGGCGGAGAAGCGCGCGGAGCGCGTCGTCACGATGTGGTTCCTGCTTGCGGCGCTCGCGGGTGCGGCGTTCTTCGTGGCGTTGATCTGGTGGCCGTGGCAGTACGAGCCGTACACCAACGCCGACGGTCACTTCTGGTACAGCCTCTACACCCCGGTGCTCGGTGTCACGCTGGGCGTCTCGGTGCTGGCTCTCAGCGTCGGCATCCTGGTCTACAGCAAGAAGTTCGTGCCGCAGGAGCTGGCTGTCCAGCAGCGCACCGACAACCAGGGCCAGGGCTCGCGCGAGGTCGACCGCAAGACGATCGTCGCCCATCTCGCCGACTCGGGAGAGCGCAGCACCATCGCCCGCCGTTCGATGATCAAGCGGTCGGCCGGTCTCGGTGCCGGTGTGCTGGGTCTCGGCGCGGTGGCGCTTCCGGTTGCCTCGTTCATCAAGAACCCGTGGGCGGAAGCGGACACCAAGTACTCGCTGGCGCACACCGGGTGGCAGAAGGAGTTCCCCGACGAGGTCGTGTACCTGCGCAGGCACACCGGCGACCCCGGCGAGATCTCGCTGGTGCGGCCGGAAGACCTCGAAGCAGGCGGCATGGAGACGGTCTGGCCGTTCAGGGAGAGCGAGCGGGGCGACCACACTGCCCTCGCCCACGCGCTGAAGCGGTCGGACAACCCGGTCATGCTGATCCGGCTGCGTGCCGATGACGGCAAGAAGGTCATCAAGCGCAAGGGCCAGGAAGACTTCAACTACGGCGACTACTACGCCTACACCAAGATCTGTAGTCACGTCGGCTGCCCGACGTCGCTGTACGAGCAGCAGACCAACCGGATTCTCTGCCCGTGCCACCAGTCGCAGTTCGACGCGCTGACGTACGCGAAGCCGATCTTCGGCCCGGCGACTCGCGCACTGGCACAGCTACCGATCACGGTGCACACCGATGGCTATCTGATCGCTCGGCACGACTTCATCGAGCCGATCGGACCGGGCTACTGGGAGCGCAAGTCATGA
- a CDS encoding cytochrome c: protein MTTSKKPTGAAKRPGGRRTKFRRRMAGLLALGMALIGVGTFYAVFAPEPQTAEAQADPALLRKGEQIYNKTCISCHGANLEGVDDKGPSLIGVGDASVYFQTSTGRMPMVRQEAQAARKPAKLTPDEIDALGAYIQAHGGGPERPAESGEALLGSDPARGGELFRLNCASCHNFTGQGGALSAGKYAPHLAPANEDEIYTAMQSGPQNMPKFSDRQLSPEEKKDIIAYVKSVSDGNNAPGGNPLGGFGPASEGVIAWVVGIGALIGATLWIGSRA from the coding sequence ATGACCACCAGCAAGAAACCCACAGGAGCCGCCAAGCGGCCAGGGGGACGACGCACGAAGTTCCGCAGGCGGATGGCGGGCCTGCTCGCACTCGGGATGGCGCTCATCGGCGTGGGTACTTTCTACGCGGTGTTCGCGCCGGAGCCGCAGACCGCGGAGGCGCAGGCCGATCCCGCGCTGCTGCGCAAGGGCGAGCAGATCTACAACAAGACGTGCATTTCCTGCCACGGCGCGAACCTGGAAGGCGTCGACGACAAGGGCCCGAGCCTCATCGGTGTCGGTGACGCCTCGGTCTACTTCCAGACCTCGACCGGCCGGATGCCGATGGTGAGGCAGGAAGCACAGGCCGCTCGCAAGCCGGCGAAGCTCACCCCGGACGAGATCGACGCGCTCGGCGCCTACATCCAGGCACACGGCGGTGGCCCTGAGCGGCCGGCCGAGTCCGGAGAGGCCCTTCTGGGCAGCGACCCCGCCAGGGGCGGGGAGCTGTTCCGGCTCAACTGCGCGTCCTGTCACAACTTCACCGGGCAGGGAGGTGCGCTGTCCGCGGGCAAGTACGCGCCGCACCTCGCGCCTGCCAACGAGGACGAGATTTACACGGCGATGCAGTCCGGGCCGCAGAACATGCCTAAGTTCTCCGACCGGCAGCTGTCGCCGGAGGAGAAAAAGGACATCATCGCCTATGTCAAGTCGGTGTCCGACGGCAATAATGCACCAGGTGGTAACCCCCTGGGCGGGTTCGGGCCGGCTTCCGAGGGCGTTATCGCGTGGGTCGTGGGGATCGGTGCGCTGATCGGCGCGACCCTGTGGATTGGATCGAGGGCGTAG
- a CDS encoding DEDD exonuclease domain-containing protein: MQLTFDELGTPLRDTTFVIVDLETTGAPAGPDGITEIGAVKVRAGEVLGEFATLVDPGGPIPPQIVALTGITTAMVSSAPRIERALPAFLEFAAGSVIVAHNAGFDVGFLRAACQGHGYAWPRPPVVCTLRLARRVLSGQDIRSFRLGALAALFGSRTKPTHRALDDARATVDVLHALLERVGSVGVQSLEELLDYIPGVTPAQRRKRGMAAHLPQRPGVYLFKGPGDEVLYVGTARDLRRRVRQYFTGSDTRTRMREMVGLAERVEGIECSHALEAQVRELRLLAAHRPAYNRRSKNPRNAWWISLTDEPFPRLSVVRTPRDGALGPFNSQARAKSAADTLASAAGLRTCTLRIPAHGANAVPCVLAELGRCGAPCAGRQSVQEYVPAVGEVAGLVAGTSNTALHAARRHVDDLAEAQHFEQAARRRDELVTLLRGVERAHRLAALAGIRELVAAAPDGEGGWEFAVLRHARLASAGVARRGVPPMPVVEALVASAETVLPGPGPLHGATGEEAGVLLRWLTRPGVRLVRTATPWAEPVHGAGGWRPWLERAATATTLEALENTG; this comes from the coding sequence ATGCAGCTCACGTTCGACGAGCTGGGGACACCGCTGCGCGACACCACCTTCGTGATCGTCGATCTCGAAACCACCGGCGCCCCCGCCGGTCCCGACGGGATCACCGAGATCGGCGCCGTCAAGGTGCGCGCGGGCGAGGTACTCGGCGAGTTCGCGACCCTGGTCGACCCCGGTGGCCCCATCCCGCCGCAGATCGTCGCCCTCACCGGAATCACGACGGCCATGGTCAGCTCGGCACCGCGCATCGAGCGGGCGCTGCCCGCGTTTCTCGAATTCGCGGCGGGGTCGGTGATCGTCGCCCACAACGCGGGATTCGACGTCGGATTCCTCCGTGCCGCCTGCCAAGGACACGGGTACGCGTGGCCCCGGCCTCCCGTCGTGTGCACCCTGCGGCTGGCCCGCAGGGTGCTTTCCGGTCAGGACATCCGCAGCTTCCGGCTCGGCGCGCTCGCCGCACTGTTCGGCTCGCGGACCAAGCCGACGCATCGCGCGCTCGACGATGCGAGGGCCACCGTCGACGTGCTGCACGCGCTGCTGGAACGCGTCGGCTCGGTCGGGGTGCAGTCACTCGAAGAACTGCTCGACTACATCCCCGGTGTCACCCCCGCGCAACGCCGCAAACGGGGCATGGCGGCACACCTCCCCCAGCGCCCCGGCGTGTACTTGTTCAAGGGACCGGGCGACGAGGTCCTCTACGTCGGCACCGCGCGCGATCTGCGCAGGAGGGTGCGGCAGTACTTCACCGGCTCCGATACGCGCACCAGGATGCGCGAGATGGTCGGGCTCGCCGAACGGGTCGAGGGCATCGAATGTTCACACGCGCTCGAAGCGCAGGTGCGTGAACTGCGGCTGCTCGCGGCACACCGGCCCGCCTACAACCGGCGTTCGAAGAATCCCCGCAACGCCTGGTGGATTTCGCTCACCGACGAACCGTTTCCCCGGCTTTCGGTGGTCCGCACGCCACGGGACGGCGCGCTCGGCCCGTTCAACTCGCAGGCAAGGGCCAAGAGCGCCGCCGACACCCTCGCCTCGGCGGCCGGGCTGCGGACGTGCACGCTCCGGATCCCCGCGCACGGCGCGAACGCCGTTCCGTGCGTGCTCGCCGAACTCGGCCGCTGCGGCGCGCCCTGCGCGGGAAGGCAAAGCGTCCAGGAGTACGTCCCCGCCGTCGGTGAGGTCGCCGGACTCGTCGCGGGTACCAGCAACACCGCTCTGCACGCCGCGCGGCGGCATGTGGACGATCTCGCCGAGGCCCAGCATTTCGAGCAGGCCGCGCGCAGGAGGGACGAACTGGTCACCTTGCTGCGCGGGGTCGAACGAGCACACCGGCTGGCCGCGCTCGCGGGGATCAGGGAGCTGGTGGCCGCCGCGCCCGACGGTGAAGGTGGCTGGGAGTTCGCGGTACTGCGGCACGCCAGGCTCGCTTCGGCGGGAGTGGCCAGACGAGGTGTGCCGCCGATGCCGGTCGTCGAGGCGCTCGTCGCCTCGGCCGAGACGGTGCTTCCGGGTCCTGGCCCGCTGCACGGCGCCACCGGGGAAGAGGCCGGGGTGCTGTTGCGCTGGCTCACCCGGCCAGGGGTGCGGCTGGTGCGGACCGCGACGCCGTGGGCGGAGCCCGTGCATGGCGCGGGCGGCTGGCGGCCGTGGCTGGAACGCGCGGCGACGGCGACGACGCTGGAGGCGCTGGAGAACACCGGCTGA
- a CDS encoding cytochrome c oxidase subunit 3 encodes MRLVTTAAPTISQRVHSLNRPNMVSVGTIVWLSSELMFFAGLFAMFFTVKAQNDTGLWPPLNPATGEPIHLDITYALPFTAILVASSFTCQFGVFAAERGDVFGLRRWYLITLLMGTVFVAGQAGEYVMLISEGVTIPSGAYGTVFFMTTGFHGLHVIGGLVAFIYLLIRTRLSKFTPAQATSAIVVSYYWHFVDIVWIGLFAVIYIIP; translated from the coding sequence ATGCGACTCGTGACAACGGCAGCTCCCACCATCAGCCAGCGGGTGCACTCGCTGAACCGGCCGAACATGGTCAGCGTCGGCACGATCGTCTGGCTGTCCAGCGAGCTCATGTTCTTCGCTGGGCTGTTCGCGATGTTCTTCACGGTCAAGGCACAGAACGACACGGGGCTATGGCCGCCGCTCAACCCGGCGACCGGCGAACCGATCCATCTGGACATCACGTATGCCTTGCCATTCACCGCCATCCTGGTGGCCTCGTCGTTCACGTGTCAGTTCGGCGTGTTCGCCGCCGAACGCGGCGACGTGTTCGGACTGAGGCGCTGGTACCTGATCACGCTGCTCATGGGCACGGTCTTCGTGGCGGGTCAGGCCGGTGAATACGTCATGCTGATCAGCGAGGGCGTGACGATCCCGTCCGGCGCGTACGGCACGGTTTTCTTCATGACGACCGGCTTCCACGGGCTGCACGTGATCGGCGGTCTCGTCGCCTTCATCTACCTGCTCATCCGAACAAGGCTGAGCAAGTTCACGCCCGCACAGGCGACATCGGCGATCGTCGTCTCGTACTACTGGCACTTCGTCGACATCGTGTGGATCGGCCTGTTCGCGGTCATCTACATCATCCCCTGA
- a CDS encoding NYN domain-containing protein → MLPSSAHPERPEENPQGPGSDAPADGSDRADPVHPAEHAGSGDGAVEPVDWLGLPEPVREHIAELAAAALGKLPADDIPRQLRPVARFAPAKRAKVGGNALLTGLRDSSRFRTAVLEWLREHRHDALNPNVDDPVAAASAAVLLGESSATSRVRLVAKNAEETTLRAERDAALARCRRLEGELARAHDELEEAKQATESARKERETELDKLRNRLRQQGVTLREAKDAAAEARAALAEASEGRGEEIEALTARLERERQRAAAERARAEKAVAEAETARQSAREARDADEVRLSLLLETLGGAVDGLRRELSVGESRRRPADTVRGASSGKGTGDRVYDTAALDRLLTLPSVHVIVDGYNITKTGYPELTLAEQRNRLVGQLSALAARTGSEVTVVFDGAGVTSIPVAAPRGVRVLFSDPGVLADDVIRSLVNSEPSGRPLLVATSDQAVVASVRAQRAHAVPAAVFLTRLGRT, encoded by the coding sequence ATGCTGCCGTCGTCCGCGCACCCGGAACGGCCCGAGGAGAATCCTCAGGGGCCGGGGTCCGACGCGCCTGCCGACGGATCCGACCGAGCCGACCCTGTTCACCCGGCTGAACACGCTGGTAGCGGCGATGGTGCCGTCGAGCCGGTCGACTGGCTCGGCCTGCCCGAACCCGTCCGCGAGCACATCGCCGAGCTCGCGGCGGCGGCGCTCGGCAAGTTGCCTGCCGACGACATACCGCGTCAGTTACGACCGGTGGCGCGATTCGCTCCGGCGAAAAGAGCCAAGGTCGGCGGCAACGCCCTGCTGACCGGTTTGCGGGATTCGAGCAGGTTCCGCACCGCCGTTCTGGAGTGGCTGCGCGAGCACCGGCACGACGCGCTCAATCCCAACGTGGACGATCCCGTGGCCGCCGCCTCAGCCGCGGTGTTGCTCGGAGAGTCGAGCGCCACGTCGCGGGTGCGGCTGGTCGCCAAGAACGCGGAGGAAACCACGCTGCGCGCCGAACGCGACGCCGCGCTCGCCAGGTGCAGGCGCCTGGAAGGCGAGCTGGCGAGAGCGCACGACGAGCTGGAGGAGGCGAAGCAGGCCACCGAGAGCGCGCGCAAGGAGCGGGAGACCGAACTCGACAAGCTGCGCAACCGCTTGCGCCAGCAGGGGGTGACCCTGCGCGAGGCCAAGGACGCCGCGGCGGAGGCACGGGCCGCGCTCGCCGAGGCCAGTGAGGGCCGTGGCGAGGAGATCGAGGCGTTGACCGCGAGGCTGGAACGGGAACGCCAGCGGGCCGCCGCCGAACGCGCGAGGGCGGAGAAGGCGGTCGCCGAGGCGGAGACGGCGCGGCAGTCGGCGAGGGAAGCGCGCGACGCCGACGAGGTACGGCTTTCGCTGTTGCTCGAGACCCTCGGCGGCGCGGTCGACGGCCTGCGAAGGGAACTGTCGGTGGGGGAGAGCAGGCGCAGGCCCGCCGACACGGTCCGCGGCGCGAGTTCCGGCAAGGGCACCGGTGACCGGGTCTACGACACCGCCGCGCTCGACCGGCTGCTCACCTTGCCTTCGGTGCACGTCATCGTGGACGGCTACAACATCACCAAGACCGGATATCCCGAGCTGACGCTGGCCGAGCAGCGCAACCGGCTCGTCGGCCAGCTCTCCGCGCTCGCGGCGAGAACGGGTTCGGAGGTGACGGTGGTGTTCGACGGTGCGGGGGTGACCTCGATTCCCGTCGCGGCCCCTCGGGGCGTCAGGGTGCTGTTCTCCGATCCCGGCGTACTTGCCGACGATGTCATCCGCTCGCTCGTCAACTCCGAGCCGAGCGGGCGCCCGCTGCTGGTGGCGACCTCGGACCAGGCCGTCGTCGCCTCGGTGCGGGCACAGCGCGCCCATGCCGTTCCCGCCGCCGTTTTCCTCACCCGGCTCGGCCGTACCTGA
- a CDS encoding Lrp/AsnC family transcriptional regulator — MITAIVLIHTAADSIPETAQAIADIEGVSEVYSCAGDVDLVAILRVAGHEDLARIIPAKISKVPGVLNTDTHIAFRSFSRADTESAFEIGIDDN; from the coding sequence TTGATCACCGCGATTGTCCTGATTCACACGGCGGCGGACAGCATCCCGGAGACCGCGCAGGCGATCGCCGACATCGAGGGTGTCTCCGAGGTCTACTCGTGTGCGGGCGACGTCGACCTCGTCGCGATCCTGCGCGTGGCGGGGCACGAGGACCTGGCGCGGATCATCCCGGCCAAGATCAGCAAGGTGCCCGGTGTGCTGAACACCGACACGCACATCGCGTTCCGCTCCTTCTCGCGCGCCGACACCGAGTCGGCATTCGAGATCGGCATCGACGACAACTGA